A single window of Rubripirellula lacrimiformis DNA harbors:
- a CDS encoding cytochrome c3 family protein, translating into MPRIANLLFAGVACLAVAMFFVAFNQMAMQDTAYTHHANLDDPAADDSRHVADQKTSHADESESSGDLEVSAVKFPVTIRKPSGPPRIELAGMDPQGRSATVACSTCHANRKPNIENVSAATLDEFHRGMTFKHGTITCYACHNPDGSDSLRMADGTSLEYQDVMTLCSQCHGPQATAFAHGAHGGMNGHWDLTRGPQTKNNCIDCHDPHAPNYPKMIVGFKPKDRFNAPADSDHDHQGADVHDSH; encoded by the coding sequence ATGCCGCGAATCGCTAACTTGCTCTTTGCCGGCGTGGCGTGTTTGGCGGTCGCGATGTTCTTTGTCGCGTTCAACCAAATGGCGATGCAGGACACCGCCTACACCCACCATGCCAACTTGGATGATCCGGCGGCGGACGATTCACGTCACGTGGCGGACCAGAAGACATCGCATGCAGATGAATCGGAATCGTCCGGCGATCTAGAAGTGTCGGCCGTGAAGTTTCCGGTCACGATTCGCAAGCCCAGCGGGCCACCGCGGATCGAATTGGCTGGCATGGACCCCCAAGGTCGATCGGCAACGGTGGCTTGCTCGACATGCCATGCCAACCGCAAACCAAACATCGAAAACGTTTCGGCCGCGACGCTGGATGAATTCCATCGCGGCATGACGTTCAAGCATGGCACGATCACCTGTTATGCATGCCACAATCCAGACGGGTCCGATTCGCTGCGGATGGCCGATGGAACTTCGCTTGAATACCAGGACGTGATGACCTTGTGTTCGCAGTGCCACGGCCCGCAAGCGACCGCATTCGCGCATGGTGCACACGGCGGAATGAACGGTCACTGGGATCTAACGCGTGGACCGCAGACAAAAAACAATTGCATCGACTGCCACGATCCGCACGCCCCCAACTATCCCAAAATGATCGTCGGTTTCAAACCGAAAGATCGTTTCAATGCACCGGCGGATTCCGATCACGACCACCAAGGAGCGGACGTCCATGACAGCCACTGA
- a CDS encoding Crp/Fnr family transcriptional regulator, translating into MPILPSSLPRNHDSPNESVISRCQFLSGLGQDQIKKLAAMSVPRNYAAGESIFRQGDACPGLFVVDQGLVRVFRSGAGGGQHVLHLCGPGQTFAEVAVFADFDLPANAIAVQPTQCLLIPTDELQNELAANHQLCRDMLGSMAFWTRHFVQLLDDIVLRDATERVARFLCDAPCDSKGHLKLPGSKKDVANHLNIASETFSRVLRRLCESEVLENRAGQDIRVINAAQLSQLAVQAPKTQPIQ; encoded by the coding sequence ATGCCGATTCTGCCAAGTTCCCTGCCGCGAAACCACGACTCGCCCAACGAGAGCGTGATTTCAAGATGCCAGTTCCTCTCCGGACTTGGCCAAGACCAAATCAAAAAGCTGGCCGCGATGTCGGTGCCGCGAAACTATGCAGCCGGCGAATCAATCTTCCGCCAAGGCGACGCATGTCCGGGATTGTTCGTGGTGGACCAAGGACTGGTACGCGTGTTTCGCAGCGGAGCGGGCGGCGGACAGCACGTGCTTCATCTGTGCGGTCCCGGACAAACGTTTGCCGAAGTTGCTGTGTTTGCAGACTTTGACTTACCCGCCAACGCGATCGCAGTGCAACCGACGCAGTGCTTGTTGATCCCCACCGATGAACTGCAGAACGAATTAGCGGCCAACCATCAACTTTGCCGGGATATGCTAGGCAGCATGGCGTTCTGGACACGACACTTCGTTCAGTTGCTAGACGACATCGTGCTGCGCGATGCAACCGAACGGGTGGCCAGGTTCCTGTGCGATGCCCCGTGTGATTCAAAGGGCCACCTGAAGCTGCCGGGTTCCAAGAAAGACGTCGCCAACCACTTGAATATCGCCAGCGAAACGTTCTCGCGAGTGCTCCGACGACTTTGCGAAAGCGAGGTCCTGGAAAATCGCGCCGGCCAGGACATCCGAGTCATCAACGCAGCCCAGTTATCCCAGCTTGCCGTACAAGCCCCGAAGACACAGCCGATCCAGTAG
- the nrfH gene encoding cytochrome c nitrite reductase small subunit — protein MPDDVPQSKPTKRRFGKGAILFVTSLGIFSGLGVFTFGYGRGASYLSNNPQTCVNCHVMQSHLDSWQQSSHHNVAVCNDCHLPHDFVGKWVTKADNGFFHSLAFTTGGFKDPIQIKPRNKRVTQSTCVSCHQDFVHPLLPAVDGGDMQSCVHCHSNVGHAGW, from the coding sequence ATGCCGGATGATGTCCCCCAAAGCAAGCCAACCAAACGCCGCTTTGGCAAAGGTGCGATTCTATTCGTGACCAGTCTGGGCATCTTCTCTGGGCTTGGCGTGTTCACGTTCGGATACGGGCGTGGCGCAAGCTATCTGAGCAACAATCCGCAGACTTGCGTCAACTGCCATGTGATGCAAAGTCATCTGGATTCGTGGCAACAGAGCAGCCATCACAACGTTGCGGTCTGCAATGACTGCCATCTGCCACATGATTTTGTTGGCAAATGGGTAACCAAGGCCGACAACGGATTCTTCCACTCGTTGGCATTCACGACGGGCGGATTCAAGGATCCAATCCAAATCAAACCTCGCAACAAGCGGGTCACGCAAAGCACTTGCGTCTCTTGTCATCAAGATTTCGTGCATCCGCTGTTGCCGGCGGTCGATGGCGGTGACATGCAATCCTGCGTGCATTGCCACAGTAACGTCGGTCACGCTGGTTGGTAA
- a CDS encoding molybdopterin-dependent oxidoreductase, with amino-acid sequence MMMDTKRRSFLKSAALAAAGSMVAGDTSLPVVHADQAVGDLPGGDGLNWNKAPCRFCGTGCHVQVGVEDGRVVAIAGDKAADVNKGLLCVKGYHVGGILYGSDRLTKPLLRKDGELTEISWDEAIETIAKRIFDSPDTFAFYGSGQWTIPEGYAAQKFMKGGLGNNHIDPNARLCMASAVTGFIATYGVDEPAGCYQDLDECDVLITWGNNPAEMHPVLFSRVTDRRSRGQQVRIIDIGTRRTRTTDAASDYLEMKPHGDVAIALGIMHLLIENDNYDKSFVGKHCNFRGAEAENPTLQGEAISEDDFRKSIAKYTPELVEELSGVPADKIRMLADLFGNHDIRITSLWCMGMNQHTMGTAINSLVHGVHLLSGHFGRPGDAPTSLTGQPSACGTVREVGTLAHALPGGRVVAKPEHRQQSEEYWNVREGSISEVPGYHTVKMFDQFTRPTSEGGDITTMLVQVTNPGQTLPNLNALFNDKKDLDDKFLIVSEVYPTATTLLADLILPAALWVEKNGMFGNSERRTQQWFKMVDPPGQARDDCWMTIAIAHKLFEMGHEGMKDKDGDFIFAIKDDDGKEIPVWDFDHYYDTNVDKHLFEEYRQFTRMKHKNLAPYDEYVKARGLRWPVVEQEDGSWRETRFRFSAFDDPFVKEGQEFEFYHSSSDDGRAQIWFHDYQPPPEMPDDQYPMWLCTGRVLEHWHTGTMTRRVAPLNRAMPTAYVEMNMADAKAANIRQGEVVTIESRRGTCDLPVWIDGRGRPPRGTVFVPFFDETKLINNCTLEAHDPFSKQPDYKKCAVRVVKKTTQSQSPAEKAAVKESPATTAEVPS; translated from the coding sequence ATGATGATGGATACCAAGCGTCGCAGTTTCTTGAAGTCGGCCGCGTTGGCTGCTGCCGGTTCGATGGTCGCCGGCGACACTTCGTTGCCGGTCGTTCACGCCGACCAAGCCGTTGGTGATTTGCCCGGTGGCGATGGTTTGAACTGGAACAAGGCGCCCTGTCGATTCTGTGGGACTGGGTGTCATGTGCAGGTCGGTGTCGAAGACGGACGTGTGGTCGCGATCGCCGGTGACAAGGCTGCCGACGTCAACAAAGGGTTGTTGTGCGTCAAAGGCTATCATGTCGGTGGGATTCTTTACGGCAGTGACCGTCTTACCAAACCGCTGCTTCGCAAAGACGGCGAACTGACCGAGATCAGTTGGGACGAAGCGATCGAAACGATTGCCAAGCGGATCTTCGATTCGCCCGATACCTTCGCGTTCTATGGCAGTGGCCAATGGACGATTCCCGAAGGCTACGCAGCACAGAAATTCATGAAGGGCGGGCTCGGCAATAACCACATCGACCCCAACGCTCGGTTGTGCATGGCGTCAGCCGTGACGGGGTTCATCGCGACCTACGGTGTCGACGAACCGGCCGGTTGTTATCAAGATTTGGACGAATGCGACGTGCTGATTACGTGGGGCAATAATCCTGCGGAAATGCACCCGGTGTTGTTCTCGCGTGTCACCGATCGTCGTTCCCGTGGCCAACAGGTTCGCATCATCGACATCGGCACGCGCCGAACTCGGACCACGGACGCGGCCAGCGACTATTTGGAAATGAAGCCGCACGGTGATGTTGCGATCGCATTGGGCATCATGCATCTGTTGATCGAAAACGACAACTACGACAAATCATTCGTGGGAAAACACTGCAATTTCCGCGGTGCCGAGGCAGAAAACCCGACTCTGCAGGGCGAAGCGATCAGCGAAGATGACTTTCGCAAATCCATCGCCAAGTACACGCCCGAATTGGTCGAAGAACTTTCCGGTGTGCCCGCCGACAAAATTCGGATGCTTGCCGATCTGTTCGGAAACCACGACATTCGGATCACGTCGCTGTGGTGCATGGGCATGAACCAGCACACGATGGGCACTGCGATCAATTCGCTGGTCCACGGTGTGCACTTGTTGTCTGGTCACTTTGGGCGTCCCGGTGATGCGCCGACCAGTTTGACAGGGCAACCGTCCGCATGCGGCACGGTTCGCGAAGTCGGCACCCTTGCACACGCCTTGCCCGGCGGTCGCGTGGTCGCCAAACCGGAACACCGCCAGCAAAGCGAAGAATATTGGAACGTTCGCGAAGGCAGCATCAGTGAAGTGCCCGGCTATCACACGGTGAAGATGTTCGATCAGTTCACCAGGCCGACATCCGAGGGCGGGGACATCACGACGATGCTTGTGCAGGTCACCAATCCGGGCCAGACGCTGCCGAACCTGAACGCGCTGTTCAACGACAAGAAAGATCTCGACGACAAGTTCCTGATCGTTAGCGAGGTGTATCCGACGGCGACCACACTGCTTGCCGACTTGATCCTGCCCGCTGCATTGTGGGTGGAAAAGAACGGTATGTTTGGCAACAGCGAACGCCGGACGCAGCAATGGTTCAAAATGGTCGACCCGCCCGGTCAAGCCCGTGATGACTGCTGGATGACGATCGCAATCGCTCACAAGCTGTTCGAAATGGGCCACGAGGGGATGAAGGATAAAGACGGTGACTTTATCTTTGCGATCAAGGACGATGATGGCAAAGAAATTCCGGTCTGGGATTTCGATCACTATTACGACACGAACGTCGACAAGCATCTGTTCGAAGAATACCGCCAGTTCACGCGGATGAAGCACAAGAATCTGGCCCCGTACGATGAATACGTCAAAGCCCGTGGGTTGCGTTGGCCGGTCGTGGAGCAAGAGGATGGATCATGGCGAGAAACCCGGTTTCGGTTCTCGGCGTTCGACGATCCCTTTGTCAAAGAAGGCCAGGAATTCGAGTTCTATCACTCATCCAGTGATGATGGTCGAGCGCAGATCTGGTTCCACGACTATCAACCACCACCGGAAATGCCGGACGATCAATATCCGATGTGGTTGTGCACCGGACGGGTGCTGGAACACTGGCATACCGGCACGATGACACGCCGCGTCGCACCGTTGAATCGAGCGATGCCGACAGCATATGTCGAAATGAACATGGCGGACGCCAAAGCGGCGAATATCCGGCAGGGAGAAGTCGTTACGATCGAGTCGCGGCGAGGAACCTGCGATTTGCCGGTTTGGATCGATGGACGTGGTCGTCCACCACGCGGGACAGTCTTCGTGCCGTTCTTTGACGAAACCAAACTGATCAATAACTGCACGCTGGAAGCTCACGATCCGTTCTCGAAACAGCCGGACTACAAGAAGTGCGCGGTGCGGGTGGTGAAAAAGACCACGCAATCGCAATCACCGGCGGAAAAGGCTGCGGTGAAGGAATCGCCCGCAACGACTGCCGAGGTGCCCTCATGA
- a CDS encoding ammonia-forming cytochrome c nitrite reductase subunit c552, whose amino-acid sequence MTSNDQRSFGWLALLTGLVAAVTVGVVALLVNIFERKQEARAPFIKVVEVTEISTDPKPWGLNFPQQYEDYLKTVEDDYTDYGGNHALPPNKLKEHPWLKRLFAGYAFSIEYREARGHAHMLADQEVTKRVTEVQQSGACLHCHASIIPTYRRIGLESMGEEATESVLAESFNQEAVMAGFKAVSQKKYEEVQAELLKTPDGVFAASEGDPHLGNAHPVSCIDCHDPETMAIRVTRPGFILGIDKLAKSDDPVPHLPSIQKWRDAGSKGNYDPNTDATRQELRSFVCGQCHVEYYCANKMTLTFPWANGLKVEDLEKEWNETEFPATADGEDGGQFYDYVHKETGTKVYKAQHPEFELWSQGIHARSGVSCSDCHMPYEKVGATKVSSHWVRSPMLNINKACQTCHHIPEQEIKDRVDLIQDRTRALIDRAAVAVTEMFDAIMAAQEAGATEEQLKPIRDLQRKAMWRLDFIASENSKGFHARQEAARVLAESVDYARQAIALCYKLGADPKPSDAEVAAAE is encoded by the coding sequence ATGACTTCTAACGATCAACGTAGTTTCGGCTGGCTTGCGTTACTGACCGGATTGGTCGCAGCGGTCACCGTCGGTGTCGTGGCGCTCTTGGTCAACATTTTTGAACGCAAACAGGAAGCTCGCGCGCCGTTCATCAAGGTGGTCGAGGTTACCGAGATCAGCACCGATCCGAAGCCTTGGGGACTGAATTTCCCGCAGCAGTACGAGGACTATCTGAAGACGGTCGAGGACGATTACACCGATTACGGTGGGAATCACGCGTTGCCGCCAAACAAATTGAAAGAACACCCTTGGTTGAAACGGCTGTTCGCCGGTTACGCGTTCAGCATCGAATATCGCGAGGCGCGTGGTCACGCCCACATGTTGGCCGATCAAGAGGTGACCAAGCGAGTCACCGAAGTCCAGCAATCCGGTGCCTGTCTGCATTGCCACGCTTCGATCATCCCTACCTATCGACGCATTGGTCTGGAATCGATGGGCGAAGAAGCCACCGAATCGGTCTTGGCTGAATCGTTCAACCAGGAAGCGGTGATGGCCGGATTCAAAGCTGTCAGTCAGAAGAAGTACGAGGAAGTCCAAGCCGAGTTGTTGAAGACTCCCGACGGAGTTTTCGCTGCTTCCGAAGGTGATCCCCACTTGGGCAATGCTCACCCAGTGTCCTGTATCGATTGCCACGATCCCGAAACCATGGCGATTCGCGTCACGCGGCCAGGGTTCATCTTAGGCATCGACAAGCTGGCCAAGAGCGATGATCCAGTGCCGCATTTGCCCAGTATCCAGAAATGGCGAGACGCGGGATCCAAAGGAAACTACGATCCGAACACCGATGCCACGCGTCAAGAACTTCGTTCGTTCGTTTGCGGCCAGTGCCATGTCGAGTACTACTGTGCCAACAAGATGACGTTGACCTTCCCCTGGGCAAACGGTTTGAAGGTCGAGGACCTAGAAAAAGAATGGAACGAAACGGAGTTCCCCGCCACGGCCGATGGTGAAGATGGCGGTCAGTTCTATGACTATGTCCACAAAGAAACCGGCACGAAGGTCTACAAGGCACAGCACCCGGAATTCGAACTATGGAGCCAGGGTATCCACGCTCGGTCGGGCGTCAGTTGCAGTGACTGTCACATGCCGTACGAAAAGGTCGGTGCGACCAAGGTTAGCAGCCACTGGGTTCGCAGCCCGATGTTGAACATCAATAAAGCGTGCCAGACGTGCCACCATATCCCCGAACAGGAAATCAAGGACCGCGTCGATCTGATCCAAGATCGCACGAGAGCCTTGATCGATCGAGCGGCGGTGGCGGTCACTGAAATGTTCGATGCCATCATGGCGGCGCAAGAGGCCGGGGCGACGGAAGAACAGTTGAAGCCGATCCGCGACCTGCAACGTAAAGCGATGTGGCGACTTGACTTCATCGCGAGCGAAAACAGCAAGGGATTCCACGCTCGTCAAGAAGCTGCTCGTGTGCTCGCCGAATCGGTCGACTACGCTCGCCAAGCGATCGCTCTGTGTTACAAGCTAGGTGCCGATCCAAAACCATCGGACGCCGAAGTGGCTGCCGCAGAATGA
- the arsC gene encoding arsenate reductase (glutaredoxin) (This arsenate reductase requires both glutathione and glutaredoxin to convert arsenate to arsenite, after which the efflux transporter formed by ArsA and ArsB can extrude the arsenite from the cell, providing resistance.), with translation MTSIYHNPRCSKSRQAVQLLEERGIPFEVVKYLETPPSEKELGRIVKMLGMKPEQLARRGEKLFKELGLADRDLSDQQWLAILAENPKLIERPIVIHDQKAAIGRPLENITAILDSSS, from the coding sequence ATGACATCGATTTATCACAATCCGCGTTGTTCGAAATCCCGTCAAGCTGTGCAGTTGCTCGAAGAACGCGGGATTCCGTTCGAAGTTGTCAAGTATTTGGAGACACCGCCTAGCGAGAAAGAGCTGGGGCGAATTGTCAAAATGCTGGGGATGAAGCCCGAGCAATTGGCACGTCGCGGCGAGAAACTGTTCAAAGAGCTGGGTTTGGCTGACCGAGATCTGTCGGATCAGCAGTGGCTGGCCATCTTGGCCGAAAACCCAAAATTGATCGAGCGGCCGATTGTGATCCACGATCAAAAGGCGGCGATCGGACGACCGCTGGAAAACATCACTGCGATCCTTGACTCATCGTCGTAG
- a CDS encoding 4Fe-4S dicluster domain-containing protein — protein MTATENGSPKQPSTDRSLPVIENFTRRAAVKGAFATLGAGAFVAAISPLRQAAENSSAAEFMQTHYTELSPDQKGDVIARLEAETKEKYGADVTIADDRPIPGTKFVYAINLSVCNGNGKCVEACHKENNHDRDTNQSYIRVLEMPKGTMDMEKGSTTYSGTVPKDDKFYLPVQCQQCDEPPCVDVCPVKATWKEEDGIVVVDYNWCIGCRYCEAACPYHARRFNWKKPEVPAKEINPDQSYLSNRVRPVGVVEKCTYCLHRTRRGKLPACLEACPTGARVFGNILDPESNIRWILENKRVYILKEELGTKPAFFYYFD, from the coding sequence ATGACAGCCACTGAAAACGGATCGCCCAAGCAGCCCAGCACGGATCGATCGCTGCCGGTCATTGAAAACTTCACGCGCCGCGCTGCCGTCAAAGGTGCGTTCGCAACATTGGGTGCGGGAGCCTTTGTCGCCGCGATCTCGCCGCTGCGACAAGCCGCCGAAAACTCGTCGGCCGCTGAGTTCATGCAGACCCATTACACCGAACTGTCACCGGACCAGAAGGGTGACGTGATCGCCCGACTGGAAGCCGAAACCAAAGAGAAGTACGGCGCGGACGTGACGATCGCGGATGATCGGCCCATCCCCGGAACCAAATTCGTCTACGCGATCAACCTTAGTGTTTGTAACGGCAACGGAAAGTGCGTCGAAGCCTGTCACAAAGAAAACAATCACGACCGCGATACAAACCAATCCTATATCCGCGTCCTGGAAATGCCCAAGGGCACGATGGATATGGAAAAGGGATCGACAACGTACTCCGGCACTGTCCCCAAGGACGACAAGTTCTACCTGCCCGTGCAGTGCCAACAATGCGACGAACCGCCGTGCGTCGACGTTTGCCCAGTCAAGGCGACGTGGAAAGAAGAGGACGGCATCGTGGTGGTCGATTACAACTGGTGCATCGGTTGCCGGTACTGCGAAGCGGCATGCCCCTACCACGCACGCCGGTTCAACTGGAAAAAGCCGGAAGTACCAGCCAAAGAAATCAATCCCGACCAAAGCTACCTCAGCAATCGAGTCCGTCCGGTCGGCGTGGTCGAAAAGTGCACCTATTGTTTGCACCGCACACGGCGCGGAAAACTGCCAGCCTGCTTGGAAGCATGCCCGACGGGAGCACGCGTGTTCGGCAACATCCTTGATCCGGAATCGAACATTCGATGGATCCTGGAAAACAAACGCGTCTATATCTTAAAAGAAGAACTGGGCACCAAACCTGCCTTCTTTTATTACTTCGATTGA
- a CDS encoding chaperone NapD — MSSNVYTGVHVGETSLRRLPDHFSKAIAVPISGLVVTFRSPTSDHNATIDRLREIPEIEVGVAGGSKLAIVVDSDNRDRDAEIWNAIQELPGVIDLAVAMIAFDEEGECGTNESIRNE; from the coding sequence ATGAGTTCTAATGTATACACTGGCGTGCATGTTGGCGAAACCTCACTTCGCCGACTTCCGGACCACTTTTCAAAGGCGATCGCGGTGCCAATCAGCGGACTCGTTGTTACGTTCCGGTCGCCGACCAGTGATCATAACGCTACGATCGACCGGCTGCGGGAAATTCCCGAAATCGAGGTCGGTGTTGCTGGCGGCAGCAAACTGGCGATCGTTGTCGACTCGGATAACAGAGATCGTGACGCCGAGATTTGGAACGCGATTCAGGAATTGCCGGGCGTGATCGATTTGGCGGTCGCTATGATTGCGTTTGATGAGGAAGGCGAATGCGGAACGAACGAATCAATCAGGAATGAATGA
- a CDS encoding diheme cytochrome c precursor, with product MIGRLAPIFFAGVIALAVIGFLVGVMDGVPQPGGLDETSMVAKFDQKTVDANPKLIPAVSYSEVSGSAMGPTKAWQSTPQSLPSSQYDLYTKIKLSPAEKEASGQLRASRRAFNGAPPIIPHPVENTNDAACYACHGNGGRIDGKKASVMSHPFLGNCVQCHGAMAPAPFQNLDADVDTSFVGLPAPKQGQRAFQGAPPTIPHSRWMRENCSACHGGPNGWKGMESTHPWRTNCTQCHAPSAELDQMPASDWVPMLPPLDVVSK from the coding sequence ATGATCGGCCGGCTAGCACCGATCTTCTTCGCTGGCGTGATCGCGCTAGCGGTCATCGGATTTCTGGTCGGCGTGATGGATGGCGTGCCACAACCGGGCGGACTGGATGAAACATCGATGGTGGCGAAGTTCGATCAAAAAACAGTTGATGCGAATCCGAAGTTGATCCCGGCGGTTTCGTACAGCGAGGTCTCCGGTTCGGCGATGGGGCCGACAAAGGCTTGGCAATCGACCCCGCAATCCTTGCCGTCCTCGCAGTACGACCTGTACACCAAGATCAAATTGAGCCCTGCGGAAAAAGAAGCGTCCGGGCAATTGCGCGCATCCAGGCGAGCGTTCAATGGTGCTCCGCCGATCATTCCGCACCCGGTTGAAAACACAAACGACGCGGCCTGTTACGCGTGCCACGGTAACGGGGGCAGGATCGATGGCAAAAAAGCGAGTGTGATGTCACACCCGTTCTTGGGGAATTGTGTCCAATGTCATGGGGCGATGGCGCCGGCACCGTTTCAGAATTTGGACGCCGACGTTGACACTAGCTTCGTCGGGTTGCCGGCACCCAAGCAGGGTCAGCGGGCGTTCCAAGGAGCGCCGCCAACGATTCCGCATTCGCGTTGGATGCGTGAAAACTGCAGTGCCTGTCACGGTGGTCCAAACGGTTGGAAGGGCATGGAATCGACGCACCCATGGCGAACCAATTGCACCCAGTGCCATGCTCCGTCGGCGGAATTGGACCAGATGCCAGCGAGCGATTGGGTGCCGATGCTGCCACCGCTGGACGTGGTCTCGAAATGA
- a CDS encoding 4Fe-4S dicluster domain-containing protein → MNPSDGQQRPSVSPPVSSWLRRVLAAVWRLPARAFSFLLKPAPTSRSRRALLQGRLWKLIPASQFAPLVTRLPTPEPQTPPLGKPRSIAGINIDPVPVTNLGRTPVARTIPVHRPPGSIDEYAFLAGCTKCGDCIEACPYDAIVKAPDRLGIVAGTPIIDADSSACMMCQDFPCIASCDAGVLIDNIPPIMGTARVTPHLCLAYHSTTCTVCSERCPVERAITVSDGKPSVNEDVCTGCGVCRYVCPAPENAILLMPAFSRPGIPNA, encoded by the coding sequence ATGAATCCGTCCGACGGCCAGCAACGTCCGTCGGTGTCGCCACCCGTGTCGTCTTGGTTGCGACGCGTGTTGGCCGCGGTATGGCGTCTGCCTGCCCGTGCGTTTTCGTTTCTGCTGAAACCTGCACCGACTTCGCGAAGTCGACGGGCGTTGTTGCAAGGTCGCCTTTGGAAGCTGATTCCCGCGTCGCAATTTGCGCCGCTCGTCACACGTTTGCCAACACCCGAGCCGCAGACGCCTCCGCTCGGAAAGCCTCGCAGCATCGCTGGCATCAATATTGACCCCGTTCCGGTGACCAACCTGGGACGCACGCCGGTGGCGCGGACCATCCCCGTGCATCGTCCACCAGGATCGATTGATGAGTATGCATTCTTGGCGGGATGCACAAAATGCGGAGACTGTATCGAAGCGTGTCCCTACGATGCGATCGTCAAAGCGCCCGATCGCCTAGGGATCGTTGCGGGGACACCCATCATCGATGCCGATTCGTCGGCATGCATGATGTGCCAGGATTTTCCGTGCATCGCGTCCTGCGACGCAGGGGTGTTGATCGACAACATTCCGCCGATCATGGGCACCGCTCGCGTCACGCCGCATCTGTGTCTTGCGTATCATTCCACGACCTGTACCGTATGTAGCGAACGCTGTCCGGTGGAGCGTGCGATCACCGTTTCCGATGGCAAACCAAGTGTCAACGAAGATGTTTGCACTGGATGCGGGGTGTGCCGATATGTGTGTCCCGCACCGGAAAACGCAATCCTGCTGATGCCCGCTTTTTCTCGCCCTGGAATCCCCAACGCATGA